The following coding sequences lie in one Spinacia oleracea cultivar Varoflay chromosome 1, BTI_SOV_V1, whole genome shotgun sequence genomic window:
- the LOC130464165 gene encoding secreted RxLR effector protein 161-like, protein MVCTRPDLAQSVSIVSKFMGEPGKEHWQAVKRIFRYLKGTSDVGLIYGGDTKCLVTGFSDSDYAGDVDSRRSMTGYTFTLGGSFVSWKDTFQPTVTLSTTEAEYMALTEAAKEGIWLKGLVSDLGLHHYQAIVYCDSLSAICLAKDQVHYERNKHIDVRYHFLRSENRIKVNKVGTADNPADMFTKPVPHSKFQHYDINNSDTDDNDVDISLLGVDDDN, encoded by the exons ATGGTCTGCACTAGACCTGATCTAGCACAGTCTGTTAGTATTGTTAGTAAGTTTATGGGTGAACCTGGAAAGGAGCATTGGCAAGCTGTGAAGAGGATTTTTCGGTACCTAAAAGGTACATCTGATGTTGGTCTCATTTATGGAGGTGATACAAAGTGTTTGGTGACAGGGTTTTCAGACTCTGATTATGCTGGAGATGTTGACAGTAGAAGATCTATGACTGGTTATACTTTTACTCTTGGTGGTTCATTTGTCAGTTGGAAAGATACTTTTCAACCTACGGTGACTTTGTCTACTACAGAAGCAGAGTACATGGCATTGACAGAAGCAGCAAAAGAGGGAATATGGTTGAAAGGGTTGGTCAGTGATTTGGGTCTACATCATTATCAGGCTATAGTGTACTGTGACAGTCTCAGTGCAATCTGTTTAGCTAAGGATCAAGTACATTATGAGAGGAATAAGCACATCGATGTAAGGTATCATTTTCTGAGAAGTGAGAATAGAATTAAGGTTAACAAAGTGGGTACTGCTGATAACCCAGCTGATATGTTCACCAAGCCGGTTCCACATAGCAAGTTTCAACact ATGATATTAATAACAGTGATACAGATGATAATGATGTAGATATTAGCCTATTAGGTGTTGATGATGATAATTGA